One Fusobacterium nucleatum genomic window carries:
- a CDS encoding glutamate mutase L produces the protein MSTHIYLSIDFGSTYTKLTAIDLDKKEIVATSRAMTTVKTDVLIGFNEAFEVLENELKNKLESYKIIKKVACSSAAGGLKIIAIGLVPELTTEAAKKAALSSGARVIKTYAFNLTDKDIKEISNLPHDMLLLTGGTNGGNREYILNNAKILAKNNIEKPIVIAGNVEVSEQIAEIFKKNNIEFYISENVMPVVNKINVIPVKEVIREVFMKNIIKAKGMENVQKLVGDIIMPTPTAVMKAAEIFSKDDNNSVVIDIGGATTDVHSIGKGLPKTNDIQLKGMEEPYSKRTVEGDLGMRYSSLALYEATSLNKIREYLGSKDSKINIRENFKFRHENPDFVAETEDDIIFDEMMAMLCTEIAMNRHVGTLESIFSPMGTLFVQNGKDLTDVKYVIGTGGIINNSRNPRKILDLTLFNEDNPLLLKPKYPKFLVDKTYIMSAMGLLANDYPDIAYQIMKKYLVEI, from the coding sequence ATGAGTACCCATATTTATCTTTCAATAGATTTTGGTAGTACATACACAAAATTAACTGCAATAGATTTAGATAAAAAAGAAATAGTTGCTACATCAAGAGCAATGACAACTGTAAAAACAGATGTTTTAATTGGTTTTAATGAAGCTTTTGAAGTATTAGAAAATGAATTAAAAAACAAATTAGAAAGCTATAAAATTATAAAAAAAGTGGCTTGTTCTTCAGCAGCAGGTGGTTTAAAGATAATTGCCATAGGTTTAGTTCCAGAATTAACAACAGAAGCTGCTAAAAAAGCTGCTTTGAGTTCAGGAGCAAGAGTTATTAAAACTTATGCTTTCAATCTAACTGATAAAGATATTAAAGAAATCTCTAATCTTCCACATGATATGTTACTTTTAACAGGTGGTACTAATGGTGGAAATAGAGAATATATTTTAAATAATGCTAAAATTTTGGCTAAAAATAATATAGAAAAACCTATTGTTATTGCAGGTAATGTAGAAGTTTCTGAACAGATTGCAGAAATATTCAAAAAAAATAATATTGAATTTTACATAAGTGAAAATGTTATGCCTGTTGTCAATAAAATAAATGTAATACCTGTAAAAGAAGTAATAAGAGAAGTCTTTATGAAAAATATTATAAAAGCTAAAGGTATGGAAAATGTACAAAAACTTGTTGGAGATATAATTATGCCTACTCCAACAGCTGTTATGAAGGCTGCTGAAATTTTTTCAAAAGATGATAATAATTCTGTTGTAATTGATATAGGTGGAGCTACAACTGATGTACATTCTATTGGAAAGGGCTTACCTAAAACTAATGATATTCAACTAAAAGGTATGGAAGAACCCTATTCTAAAAGAACTGTTGAAGGAGATTTAGGAATGAGATATTCTTCATTAGCTCTCTATGAAGCTACAAGTTTAAACAAAATTAGAGAATATTTAGGAAGTAAAGATTCAAAAATAAATATAAGAGAGAATTTTAAATTTAGACATGAAAATCCTGATTTTGTTGCTGAAACAGAAGATGATATAATTTTTGATGAAATGATGGCTATGCTATGTACTGAAATTGCTATGAATAGACATGTTGGTACTTTGGAATCCATCTTTTCCCCTATGGGAACTCTATTTGTCCAAAATGGTAAGGATTTAACTGATGTAAAGTATGTAATAGGAACAGGTGGAATAATAAATAATAGTAGAAACCCAAGAAAAATACTAGATTTAACACTTTTTAATGAAGATAATCCCCTTCTTTTAAAACCAAAATATCCAAAATTTTTAGTTGATAAGACTTATATTATGTCTGCTATGGGTTTATTAGCTAATGATTATCCAGACATAGCTTATCAAATTATGAAAAAATATTTAGTAGAAATATAA
- a CDS encoding short-chain fatty acid transporter encodes MESVKEKKGIFKRFTSMCVRVMERWLPDPFIFCALLTFLVFGGALIFTKASFFGVIGYWVDGFWSLLAFSMQMALVLVTGHALASSRLFKKMLSTFASGIKGPKQAILTISLVSGIACVLNWGFGLVIGALFAKEIAKKVKGVDYRLLIASAYTGFLVWHGGLSGSIPLQLASGSPESLAQQTAGAVTAAIPTSQTMFSPMNIYIVVGLLIIVPLLNVAMFPAKDEVIEVDEKLLIEPEEIIMDKSKMTPAERIENSRVVSILLSIMGFAYIGQYLYTKGFALNLNLVNFIFLFLGILLHGTPKRYLNALAEAIKGAAGILLQFPFYAGIMGIMVGADADGMSLAKLMSNFFVNISTERTFPVFSFISAGVVNFFVPSGGGQWAVQAPIVMPAGQAIGVSAAKSAMAIAWGDAWTNMIQPFWALPALGIAGLGAKDIMGYCLIVTVVSGIFICTGFLFF; translated from the coding sequence ATGGAAAGTGTAAAAGAAAAAAAGGGAATCTTTAAAAGATTTACTTCAATGTGTGTACGTGTAATGGAAAGATGGCTTCCAGATCCATTTATATTTTGTGCATTATTGACATTCTTAGTTTTTGGAGGAGCATTAATTTTTACAAAAGCTTCTTTCTTTGGTGTAATTGGTTATTGGGTTGATGGTTTTTGGTCTTTATTAGCTTTCTCAATGCAAATGGCATTGGTTTTAGTAACAGGACATGCTCTTGCAAGTTCAAGATTATTTAAAAAAATGTTATCAACATTTGCTTCTGGGATAAAAGGTCCTAAACAAGCAATACTTACTATATCATTAGTATCAGGAATAGCATGTGTTTTAAACTGGGGATTTGGACTTGTTATAGGAGCTTTATTTGCAAAAGAAATAGCAAAAAAGGTAAAAGGAGTAGATTATAGACTTCTTATAGCTTCAGCTTATACAGGTTTTTTAGTATGGCATGGAGGGCTTTCAGGTTCTATTCCATTACAACTTGCAAGTGGAAGTCCAGAAAGTTTAGCTCAACAAACAGCTGGAGCAGTTACTGCTGCAATTCCAACTAGTCAAACAATGTTTTCACCAATGAACATATATATAGTTGTAGGTTTATTAATAATTGTACCTTTATTAAATGTTGCAATGTTTCCTGCTAAGGATGAAGTTATAGAAGTAGATGAAAAATTATTAATAGAACCAGAAGAAATTATTATGGATAAATCAAAAATGACACCAGCTGAAAGAATTGAAAATAGTAGAGTAGTATCTATTTTGCTTTCAATTATGGGATTTGCCTATATAGGACAATATCTTTATACAAAAGGTTTTGCATTAAATCTTAACTTAGTTAACTTTATATTCTTATTCTTAGGAATACTATTACATGGAACTCCAAAAAGATATTTAAATGCATTAGCAGAAGCTATAAAGGGTGCAGCAGGAATTTTACTACAATTCCCATTCTATGCAGGAATTATGGGTATAATGGTAGGAGCAGATGCAGATGGAATGTCACTTGCAAAACTTATGTCAAATTTCTTTGTAAATATTTCTACAGAAAGAACATTCCCAGTATTCTCATTTATTAGTGCGGGAGTTGTTAACTTCTTTGTTCCATCAGGTGGTGGACAATGGGCAGTTCAAGCTCCAATAGTAATGCCAGCAGGACAAGCAATAGGTGTGTCAGCAGCAAAATCAGCTATGGCAATAGCTTGGGGAGATGCTTGGACAAATATGATACAACCATTCTGGGCTTTACCAGCATTAGGAATAGCGGGTTTAGGTGCTAAGGATATAATGGGTTATTGTTTAATAGTAACTGTAGTATCTGGAATATTTATTTGTACAGGTTTCTTATTCTTCTAA
- the fusA gene encoding elongation factor G produces the protein MKVFTTENIRNISLLGHRGSGKTTLVESVLYVKDYIKRKGDVENGTTVSDFDKEEIRRVFSINTSLIPVEHNDIKLNFLDTPGYFDFVGEVVSALRVSASAVLVLDATAGVEVGTEKAWKLLEERKLPRIIFVNKMDKGYVNYPKLLNELKEKFGKKIAPFCIPIGEKDEFKGFVNVVDMVGRVFDGKECVDTPIPADIDVSEVRNLLFEAIAETDEALMDKYFAGEEFTKEEIVKGLHKGVVNGDIVPVMVGSAQQNIGIHTLLNYLELYMPCPTELFSGQRIGEDPTTQQEKIVKISSENPFSAIVFKTLVDPFIGKISFFKVNSGTIKKETEVFNPKKNKKERIAQVLTMQGNKQIELDELCAGDIGATTKLQFTQTGDTLCDKNFPVVFNKIKFPKPNIYSGVLPADKNDDEKLSTAIQRVMEEDPTFVMSRNYETKQLLIGGQGEKHLYIILCKIKNKFGVHAELEDVVVSYRETILGKAEVQGKHKKQSGGAGQFGDVFIRFEHSDKDFEFVDEIKGGVVPKNYIPAVEKGLIEAKEKGVLAGYPVINFKATLYDGSYHPVDSNDLSFKLAAILAFKAGMEKAKPILLEPVVRMEIRIPEEYMGDVMGDLNKRRGRVLGMDHTETGEQLLLAEVPEAEILKYSIDLRALTQGRGEFEYEFIRYEEVPENISKRIIEERNKDK, from the coding sequence ATGAAAGTTTTTACCACAGAAAATATTAGAAATATCTCTCTATTAGGACATAGAGGTTCTGGGAAGACTACACTTGTAGAGTCTGTCCTTTATGTCAAGGACTATATTAAGAGAAAAGGAGATGTAGAAAATGGAACTACTGTTTCAGACTTTGATAAAGAAGAAATTCGTAGAGTTTTCTCAATAAATACATCTTTGATTCCAGTTGAACATAATGATATAAAACTTAATTTCCTTGATACACCAGGATATTTTGATTTTGTTGGAGAAGTAGTGTCAGCATTAAGAGTATCTGCTTCTGCTGTACTTGTTTTAGATGCAACTGCTGGTGTAGAAGTTGGAACTGAAAAAGCTTGGAAACTATTAGAAGAAAGAAAATTGCCTAGAATTATTTTTGTAAATAAAATGGATAAAGGTTATGTAAATTACCCTAAACTTTTAAATGAATTAAAGGAAAAATTTGGTAAGAAAATTGCTCCTTTCTGTATTCCTATTGGAGAAAAAGATGAATTTAAAGGCTTTGTAAATGTTGTAGATATGGTAGGAAGAGTATTTGATGGTAAAGAATGTGTAGATACTCCTATTCCAGCTGATATAGATGTTAGTGAAGTTAGAAATCTATTATTTGAAGCTATTGCTGAAACTGATGAAGCATTAATGGATAAATATTTTGCAGGAGAAGAATTTACAAAAGAAGAAATAGTAAAAGGACTACATAAAGGCGTAGTTAATGGAGATATAGTTCCAGTTATGGTTGGCTCTGCACAACAAAATATTGGAATACATACTTTATTAAATTATTTAGAATTATATATGCCTTGTCCAACTGAATTATTCAGTGGTCAAAGAATAGGAGAAGATCCTACAACTCAACAAGAAAAAATTGTAAAAATTTCTTCTGAAAATCCTTTCTCTGCAATAGTTTTTAAAACTTTAGTTGATCCATTTATTGGAAAAATTAGTTTTTTTAAGGTAAACTCAGGAACTATTAAGAAGGAAACAGAAGTATTTAACCCTAAGAAAAATAAGAAAGAAAGAATTGCTCAAGTTTTAACAATGCAAGGAAATAAGCAAATAGAGCTTGATGAATTGTGTGCAGGAGATATAGGAGCAACAACTAAATTACAATTTACTCAAACTGGAGATACTCTATGTGATAAAAACTTCCCAGTTGTATTTAATAAGATAAAATTCCCTAAACCAAATATTTATTCAGGTGTATTACCAGCTGATAAAAATGATGATGAAAAATTAAGTACAGCAATACAAAGAGTTATGGAAGAAGATCCAACATTTGTTATGAGTAGAAACTATGAAACAAAACAATTATTAATAGGTGGACAAGGGGAAAAACATCTATATATAATTTTATGTAAGATAAAAAATAAATTTGGAGTTCATGCTGAATTAGAAGATGTTGTAGTTTCTTATCGTGAAACTATACTTGGAAAAGCAGAAGTTCAAGGAAAACATAAAAAACAATCTGGTGGAGCAGGACAATTTGGAGATGTATTTATAAGATTTGAACATTCTGATAAAGACTTTGAGTTTGTGGATGAAATAAAAGGTGGAGTTGTTCCTAAAAACTATATTCCAGCAGTTGAAAAAGGACTTATAGAAGCTAAAGAAAAAGGAGTCTTAGCAGGATATCCAGTTATAAACTTTAAAGCAACTCTATATGATGGAAGTTACCACCCAGTTGATTCTAATGACTTATCATTTAAGTTAGCTGCTATTCTTGCTTTTAAAGCTGGTATGGAAAAAGCAAAACCTATTCTTTTAGAACCAGTTGTAAGAATGGAAATTAGAATACCAGAAGAATATATGGGAGATGTAATGGGAGATTTAAACAAGAGAAGAGGTAGGGTTTTAGGTATGGATCATACTGAAACTGGTGAACAACTTTTACTTGCTGAAGTTCCAGAAGCAGAAATATTAAAGTACTCTATTGATTTAAGAGCTTTAACACAAGGTAGAGGGGAATTTGAATATGAATTCATAAGATATGAAGAGGTTCCTGAAAATATTTCTAAGAGAATTATAGAAGAAAGAAATAAAGATAAATAA
- the nagE gene encoding N-acetylglucosamine-specific PTS transporter subunit IIBC, with protein MFSYLQKIGKALMVPVAVLPAAAIMLGIGYWIDPSGWGANSQLAAFLIKAGAAIIDNMAILFAVGVAYGLSKDKDGAAALAGLVAFEIVTTLLSTGAVSQIMGIPQEEVHAAFGKINNQFIGILCGVISGELYNRFYKIELPKFLAFFSGKRFVPIITSVVMIIVSFILTYIWPIIYGALVSFGTSIAKLGPVGAGIYGFFNRLLIPVGLHHAVNSVFWFNVAGINDIGRFWGSPDMAYADLPEILQGTYHVGMYQAGFFPIMMFGLLGACAAFIQTSKPENRTKIFSIMVAAGFTSFLTGVTEPIEFAFMFVAPVLYLLHAILTGVSLFLAASFNWIAGFSFSGGFIDFFLSLKNPNANNPFMLVVLGLIFFVIYYFVFLFVIKAFNLKTPGREESEEEKAEAIKIKTTNSELAESLVGLLGGADNIVEVDNCTTRLRLKVKDSANIKETEIKKLVPGVLKPSKETVQVIIGPHVEFVATELKRVLGK; from the coding sequence ATGTTTAGTTATTTACAAAAAATAGGTAAAGCACTTATGGTTCCAGTGGCAGTTTTACCAGCGGCAGCTATAATGTTAGGTATAGGTTACTGGATAGATCCAAGTGGTTGGGGAGCTAATAGCCAATTAGCAGCATTTTTAATAAAAGCAGGAGCAGCAATAATAGATAATATGGCTATATTATTTGCTGTTGGTGTTGCTTATGGATTGTCAAAAGATAAAGATGGGGCAGCAGCTCTTGCAGGGCTTGTTGCATTTGAAATAGTTACAACTCTATTATCAACAGGTGCAGTATCTCAAATAATGGGTATTCCACAAGAAGAAGTTCATGCAGCATTTGGAAAAATTAATAACCAATTTATAGGTATACTTTGTGGGGTTATATCTGGTGAATTGTATAATAGGTTCTATAAGATTGAGTTACCTAAGTTTTTAGCATTTTTTAGCGGAAAAAGATTTGTTCCAATTATAACTTCTGTTGTTATGATAATTGTTTCATTTATTTTAACATATATATGGCCAATTATTTATGGAGCATTAGTAAGTTTTGGAACAAGTATAGCAAAATTAGGACCAGTTGGAGCAGGAATATATGGTTTCTTTAATAGACTATTGATACCAGTAGGTTTACATCATGCTGTAAACTCTGTATTTTGGTTTAATGTTGCAGGAATAAATGATATAGGAAGATTCTGGGGAAGTCCTGATATGGCTTATGCTGATTTACCAGAAATTTTACAAGGAACATACCATGTTGGAATGTACCAAGCAGGTTTCTTCCCAATAATGATGTTTGGACTTTTAGGAGCTTGTGCTGCATTTATTCAAACTTCAAAACCAGAAAATAGAACTAAAATATTCTCAATAATGGTTGCTGCTGGATTTACAAGTTTCTTAACAGGAGTAACAGAACCAATAGAATTTGCATTTATGTTTGTTGCACCAGTTCTTTATTTACTACATGCAATACTAACAGGAGTTTCATTGTTCTTAGCTGCATCATTTAACTGGATAGCAGGATTTAGTTTCTCAGGAGGATTTATAGATTTCTTCCTATCATTAAAAAATCCAAATGCAAATAATCCATTTATGTTAGTAGTTTTAGGTTTAATATTCTTTGTAATTTATTACTTTGTATTCCTATTTGTTATTAAAGCCTTTAATTTAAAAACACCAGGAAGAGAAGAAAGTGAAGAAGAAAAGGCAGAAGCTATAAAAATTAAAACTACAAATTCAGAATTAGCTGAATCATTAGTAGGTTTATTAGGTGGAGCAGACAATATAGTTGAAGTAGACAATTGTACTACAAGACTTAGATTAAAAGTTAAAGATAGTGCTAATATAAAAGAAACTGAAATTAAAAAATTAGTTCCAGGGGTATTAAAACCTTCAAAAGAAACAGTACAAGTTATAATAGGACCACATGTTGAATTTGTTGCTACTGAATTAAAAAGAGTATTAGGGAAATAA
- a CDS encoding 3-oxoacid CoA-transferase subunit B, translated as MEMDKNLVREVIAKRVAQEFHDGYVVNLGIGLPTLVANYVGDMDVIFQSENGCIGVGPAPEKAKEDPYLINAGGGYITAAKGAMFFDSAYSFGIIRGGHVDATVLGALEVDEKGNLANWMIPGKKVPGMGGAMDLVVGAKHVIVAMEHTSNGAVKILKECKLPLTAVGVVDLIITEKAVFEITDKGLVLKEITPYSSLEDIKATTAADFTIANELKKQLNI; from the coding sequence ATGGAAATGGATAAAAATTTAGTTAGAGAAGTTATTGCAAAAAGAGTTGCTCAAGAGTTTCATGATGGATATGTTGTAAATTTAGGAATAGGATTACCTACATTAGTTGCTAATTATGTTGGTGATATGGATGTTATTTTCCAAAGTGAAAATGGTTGTATAGGTGTTGGACCTGCACCAGAAAAAGCGAAAGAAGATCCTTATTTAATAAATGCTGGTGGAGGATATATAACAGCAGCAAAAGGAGCTATGTTCTTTGATTCTGCTTATTCTTTTGGAATAATTAGAGGAGGGCATGTTGATGCTACTGTTTTAGGAGCTTTGGAAGTAGATGAAAAAGGGAATCTTGCTAACTGGATGATACCTGGAAAAAAAGTTCCTGGAATGGGTGGAGCAATGGATTTAGTTGTAGGAGCTAAACATGTTATAGTTGCTATGGAACATACATCTAATGGAGCTGTAAAAATATTAAAAGAATGTAAATTACCTTTAACAGCTGTTGGAGTTGTAGATTTAATAATCACTGAAAAAGCAGTTTTTGAAATAACAGATAAAGGTTTAGTTCTAAAAGAAATTACTCCTTATTCTTCATTAGAAGATATTAAAGCAACAACAGCAGCAGATTTTACAATTGCTAATGAATTAAAAAAACAATTGAATATCTAA
- a CDS encoding methylaspartate mutase subunit S, with protein MAKKKIVIGVIGSDCHTVGNKIIHSKLEESGFDVVNIGALSPQIDFINAALETNSDAIIVSSIYGYGELDCQGIREKCNEYGLKDILLYVGGNIGSSNEDWEKTEKRFKEMGFDRIYKPGTPIEETIIDLKKDFEVEK; from the coding sequence ATGGCTAAAAAGAAAATAGTTATAGGTGTTATTGGTTCAGATTGCCATACAGTAGGAAATAAAATTATACATAGCAAATTAGAAGAAAGTGGCTTTGATGTAGTAAATATTGGAGCTTTATCACCTCAAATAGATTTTATTAATGCTGCCTTAGAAACAAATTCAGATGCAATAATTGTTTCTTCAATCTATGGCTATGGTGAGTTAGACTGCCAAGGAATAAGAGAAAAATGCAATGAATATGGTTTAAAAGATATACTTTTATATGTTGGTGGAAATATAGGTTCAAGTAATGAGGACTGGGAGAAAACAGAAAAAAGATTTAAAGAGATGGGTTTTGATAGAATTTATAAGCCAGGGACTCCAATAGAAGAAACAATAATTGATTTAAAAAAAGATTTTGAGGTGGAAAAATGA
- a CDS encoding CoA transferase subunit A: protein MRQKIVSMEEAISHIKDGMTVHFGGFLACGTAESVVTALVEKGVKDLTIVCNDTGFVDKGVGRLVVNNQVKKVIASHIGTNPETGKKMHDGTMEVELVPQGTLAERVRAAGYGLGGILTPTGLGTIVQEGKQIINVDGKDYLLEKPIKADVAVLFGTKVDELGNVICEKTTKNFNPLMAMAADTVIVEALEIVPAGSLSPEHLDISRIFIDYIVKSK, encoded by the coding sequence ATGAGACAAAAAATAGTTTCAATGGAAGAAGCAATATCTCACATCAAAGATGGTATGACTGTTCATTTTGGAGGATTTCTAGCTTGTGGAACAGCTGAATCTGTAGTTACTGCTTTAGTAGAAAAAGGAGTAAAAGACTTAACTATTGTTTGTAATGATACTGGTTTTGTAGACAAAGGTGTTGGAAGATTAGTAGTTAATAATCAAGTTAAGAAAGTAATAGCTAGTCATATAGGTACAAATCCAGAAACTGGGAAAAAAATGCATGATGGAACAATGGAAGTTGAATTAGTTCCTCAAGGAACTCTTGCTGAAAGAGTTAGAGCAGCAGGTTATGGTCTAGGAGGAATTTTAACTCCAACTGGATTAGGAACTATTGTTCAAGAAGGAAAACAAATAATAAATGTTGATGGAAAAGACTATTTATTAGAAAAACCTATAAAAGCAGATGTAGCAGTGTTATTTGGTACAAAAGTTGATGAATTAGGAAATGTTATTTGTGAAAAAACAACAAAGAACTTTAATCCATTGATGGCAATGGCAGCAGATACTGTTATAGTAGAAGCTCTTGAAATTGTACCTGCAGGTTCATTGAGTCCAGAACATTTGGATATATCAAGAATATTTATAGACTACATAGTTAAAAGTAAATAA
- a CDS encoding methylaspartate mutase subunit E, producing MPITFKKIDKEDFLEMRKKFLENYKNLDEFDLDTAIRFHKSLPDYKNFQKKLEQSIQDNKIMIQAYSKETLLEDLIKSLNTFYRVGQADFLSIIIDSHTRENHYDNAKVILEDSIKSNKSLLNGFPLINYGTKLARKIVNDIEVPLQIKHGSPDARLLVEVALLGGFSAFDGGGISHNIPFSKSISLKDSLENWKYVDRLVGIYEENGIKINREIFSPLTATLVPPAISNSIQILETLLAVEQGVKNISIGVAQYGNITQDIASLLALKEQVRFYLDTFSFKDINISTVFNQWIGGFPEEELKAYSLISYSATIALFSKANRIFVKNIDEYTKNSLGNTMINSLLLTKTILDIGNSQKINNYEEIIFEKEQIKKETAQIIAKIFSRCDGDLRKAIIEAFEDGVIDVPFAPSKYNLGKMMPARDNEGMIRYLDIGNLPFCPLIEEFHSKKIKERSEKENREIDFQMTIDDIFAMSQGKLLNKKSRD from the coding sequence ATGCCAATTACATTTAAAAAAATTGATAAAGAAGATTTCTTGGAAATGAGAAAAAAATTTTTAGAAAATTATAAAAATTTGGATGAATTTGATTTAGATACTGCTATTAGATTTCATAAATCATTGCCAGATTATAAAAATTTCCAAAAGAAACTAGAGCAATCTATACAAGATAATAAAATTATGATACAGGCATATAGTAAAGAAACACTGTTAGAAGATTTAATAAAAAGCTTAAATACTTTTTATAGAGTTGGACAGGCTGATTTTCTTTCAATTATAATAGACTCTCATACTAGAGAAAATCATTATGATAATGCAAAAGTTATCTTAGAAGATTCTATAAAATCTAATAAATCTCTTTTAAATGGTTTTCCATTAATAAATTATGGAACAAAATTAGCTAGAAAAATTGTAAATGATATAGAAGTTCCATTGCAAATAAAACATGGTTCTCCTGATGCAAGATTATTAGTTGAAGTTGCACTATTAGGTGGTTTTTCAGCTTTTGATGGTGGTGGAATTAGTCATAATATACCTTTTAGTAAATCTATTTCATTAAAAGATAGCTTAGAAAATTGGAAGTATGTAGATAGACTTGTTGGAATTTATGAAGAAAATGGAATAAAAATAAATAGAGAAATTTTCTCTCCACTCACTGCTACACTTGTTCCGCCAGCAATTTCTAACTCAATACAAATTTTAGAAACTTTACTTGCTGTTGAACAAGGTGTGAAGAATATAAGTATAGGAGTAGCTCAATATGGTAATATCACACAAGATATTGCTAGTTTATTAGCTCTTAAAGAACAAGTACGATTTTATTTAGATACTTTTTCTTTTAAAGATATTAATATCTCAACTGTATTTAATCAGTGGATAGGAGGATTTCCAGAAGAGGAGCTAAAAGCCTACTCTTTAATTTCTTATTCTGCAACTATTGCTTTATTTTCTAAAGCAAATAGAATATTTGTAAAAAATATAGATGAGTATACTAAAAACTCACTAGGTAATACTATGATTAATTCATTACTTTTAACTAAGACTATCTTAGATATTGGTAATAGTCAAAAAATTAATAATTATGAAGAGATAATTTTTGAAAAAGAACAGATAAAAAAAGAAACTGCTCAAATAATTGCAAAAATTTTCTCAAGATGTGATGGCGATTTAAGAAAAGCTATTATAGAAGCTTTTGAAGATGGTGTAATTGATGTTCCTTTTGCTCCTTCAAAATATAATCTGGGTAAAATGATGCCTGCAAGGGATAATGAAGGAATGATAAGATATTTAGATATTGGTAATTTACCTTTTTGTCCTTTAATAGAAGAATTTCATAGTAAAAAAATTAAAGAAAGGTCTGAGAAAGAAAATAGAGAAATAGATTTTCAGATGACTATTGATGATATATTTGCAATGAGTCAAGGGAAATTATTAAATAAGAAAAGTCGTGACTAA
- a CDS encoding NfeD family protein, whose amino-acid sequence MGYVFWLILTIIFTVIEFIIPALVTVWFAFAAAITIFVSLAFDNLKVEITFFAAISVLAIIFLRPLAKKLLSKNKDNFDAEAIDTSIVIKKVVDVSKEEKIYDVSYKGSIWTALSTEIFEIGDIPIISGFKGNKIIIKK is encoded by the coding sequence TTGGGTTATGTATTTTGGTTAATACTTACAATTATTTTTACTGTTATTGAATTTATTATTCCAGCTCTTGTTACAGTTTGGTTTGCTTTTGCAGCTGCTATAACAATATTTGTTTCTTTAGCATTTGATAATCTAAAAGTAGAAATAACCTTTTTTGCCGCTATTTCTGTTTTAGCAATTATATTCTTAAGACCTCTTGCTAAAAAACTTCTTTCAAAGAATAAAGATAATTTTGATGCTGAGGCAATAGATACAAGTATCGTGATTAAAAAAGTTGTTGATGTAAGCAAAGAAGAAAAAATTTATGATGTCAGTTACAAAGGTTCTATTTGGACTGCATTAAGTACTGAAATTTTTGAAATAGGAGATATTCCTATAATTTCTGGTTTTAAAGGAAATAAAATTATTATAAAAAAATAA